Part of the Halostella litorea genome, TACGTCGACTGGAATGTCGTCAATCGAGACGTCGTTCGGACGCTGTTGTTGACTCACGGAAAATCACCATCTCTGAGGACTCTCTGGATCGAGCCCTCGCTCTCTCTGGAGGGCGCGAAAAACAGCTCGCTGCGTCACGCCGGCGGGAGGTAGACGCTCTGCTCGCCGGCGACTTCCTCAAGGTTATTTCGATGGCGGTGGGCGAAGTAGCAGTCGTAGCTGCAGTAGCCACAGAGAGCCCCAGTATCGTATTCGGCAACGAATGGACCGCGCTGAGTCATCCAGACGTTGGCTTCGCATTCGGTACACGCAGCACCATCTAGATCCCCCGGCGATGGCCCCTCATACTCGATCTCGAAGGAGTCGTCCTGTGGTGTCGATTCGGGCCAAACACCTTGGGCCTGCCAGAATTCCTTGAGACGGGCGAGACTGTGGCGGACCGTCTTGCGAACCGTGACGTGGTCAGTGTCGCGACCGCTGTCGTCCCACCCGTCAGCCGTCCAGAACTCTCCGAACTGCGCCCCGCGATGCAGGCCGTTCCAGTCGAGACCGGCAATGTCGGCCGGTGGATCGTCCGTGAGCGTCGGTCGGGTCAGTTGCTCGATGACGTCGGGATCAGCCGAGGTCCGTGACTGTACATGCGAGCGTGGGTCGATGATTCCACTCATAGGTTGGTTCGCGGGAGCCTCGTTCGCTCACCCCCGCACCCCTCTCGGGGGTTCAAAAAACAGGACGGGCTGTGTTCGACAACGTATTTGACAGTTGCAACGCACTGTCCAGGTATATCGGGATGGCTGTACTGGACGATCTCTCGGGGTTCGAGTTCGAGGACGTGATGGAGGACGTGTTCCGCAACCTCGGCTACGAGAACGTCCGCCAGGCCGAGAAGACGGCCGACGAGGGCCGCGACGTCCTGATGGAGGATGTCGTCGACGGCACGCGGCGTGCGATCATCGTCGAGTGCAAGCACACGGGGACGGTCGGGCGGCCGGTCGTCCAGAAGCTCCATTCGGCGATCGCGACGTTCGACTTCGACGGCCCCAAACGCGGCATGGTCGTCACGACCGGCCGGTTCACGAACCCTGCTCAAGAGTACGCCCAGCGCCTCCAGCAAAATGACGACCCCCATCCAATCGAGTTGCTTGATGGCGAGGACCTCCGGGAGATCGCCGACGAGATCGGTCTCGACCTCTACAACGGGCGCATCGAGATTCTCTGCGACGATACCCTACGCCCGTACGACCCGGCCGTCGACGTCGACGCGCCCGTCGCGGAGGCGTTCCGCGACATCGAGAACATCGAGGCCGCCGACCTCCCAGAACCGCATTCGTCGGTGACGTTCCGCCCGGTGGTCGCGGTTATCGCGGACACGAACGCCGTCTTCGAGACGTCGGTAGGCGTCATTCACCGGGTCAACGACCGGACGCGATTCGTTGCCCACGCCGAACGCGGGCAGCCGCAGGTCGTCGACGAGGACGTCGCAACGATGGTCACCGAGAACCTCCACGCGACGGTCGACCTCGATACCGAGCAGTTCGCGGAGGTGTTCGACGACGTCGAGGAGCGCCGGTTCGGGCAGACCCAAACGGAGTACAAGGAGTGGGCCGTCGAGCGGCTCCAGCAGCACCACACGACGACGGTCACCTACACCGGTGACAACAACGTCACGTACAACAAGACTTGCGAGCCGAACCGCTCGGACATCTCCGTGCAGTCGATCGAGCCCGTATACCTCCCCGAGGTTCGGCACACGACCGACCTCCAGGAGTACACCTATCCCTACGAGTACTACGCGGCAGGCCCGTCACGAGTGACAGCGGAGGACGGCATCCACCGCTGCGTCCATTGTGACACGAGCGGCGGCGACGAGACGTACACCTACTGTCCGAACTGCGGGGCCATCGCCTGCTCCAGCCACACCAAAACGGAGCGGCTGGAAGGCGAACCGGTCTGTACGGGCTGCGCGGTGACGGAACGGTTCGCATTGAAGACGAAGTACTTCTACGACGAGGAGAATCTCGAGGCTTTCCGCGAGGAGTACGCCGCGATGCCGATCCACGAGAAGGTGATGGAGAACAAGTTGCTCGCTGGAGGGTGTGTGGTCGCGACGCTGCTGCTCGTCGTCGGCCTGCTCGCCATCGGTGGCATCATTTAGATTTGCAGCAGTGCTTCGCTAAGCCAAATGAGAAACCTCCGAAGGTTCCTCGGCGTCGTCGAACTCACCACGTTCGACCGGCTCCCAGTCCTCATCTGGCTTCGGACTCCACCAGTCGACCTCATAGTCGGCTGGGGCACCGAGGATCTTCACCCGCGCCGACCCATCGGGTAGGTCGCGACGGAGCTTCTCGTCGACGTGGAGGTTCCACGTTGAGTGGGTGTCGAAGCAGGCGAGGACGGCCTCCTCGTAGCCGCGTGTCTCTCGGGATTCTTGGAGTTCGACCTGCGTGTTGCAGTTCTTGCAGAACACACCTTCGAACGGAATGTGACTGAATACCTGGTGCCCGCAGACGGGACACCAGAGGAACTCGAACAGTGCTTCGCTGTGGCGGTCGATAACTTCCAGACTCATCTGTGGATCTGGCCCGATTGAGACGGGCCACCCATTCCGGCCCAAAATAAACATCACCGCAGAAACGTTCCCATCAATCAGCGCTCGGCGCCGTACACGATTCTCGAGGATGCTTCGTACCCACAGCTCCGACACTCAAACCAGCGCTGAACCTTCGCGCAGTCAGCCGTTTTCCCACCGATTGCCACGTCGCTGTTCGGACACTCGGGACAACTCAGTTCGGGCGCTGGCCGTTCCTGGAGCTCATCACGGAACGATTTCGCGTCTTTCGTCTCGTACCCCCGCGACCACACTGGGTAGCCGTCGACGAGGATTGTGCCACGCCACTTGTAGCGGTACGAGTCCGGTGCTCGGTGTAGGACAGCGCGAGCGCCGGTCTCGGTATTCCGGTATGCGAGTGTGGGCGTGCGGCTCTCGCGCTTCCAATTTGTGATTCGAGCCATCTGTTAGAAGTGGACGTCGGCGGGCACGATCCAGAGCTCCTCGCTCTCTTCCAGCACTCGATCCAGCTGCTCACGGTGACGGATACCGTTCGCATATTCGTTGTACAGGAAGATCGTTGGCCCGTCGTAGGCGCCGACCTGGTGGAACGCGTGCCGAGCGAGATCTTCGTCGCGCATAATCTCCTCGTCGGAGAGTTCGTCAAGTGCTTCTCTCACCCGTTCGAGATTCCGCTCGAACTCCTCTTTCGTCGCCTCCCAGCCACGCTCAAGCAGGTCTTGGCCGTCATCGGAGTCGACGGGGGCTGCAGTCGGCAACTCACCCCATCGCGCCTTCCCCGCAACGGACGTGTCCTCCTCATCGAAAGTCACGTGGTAGTCGAAGACGGCGCCGGCATGTGGGTCCGCGCCGACCAGGCGGTCGAATACCGTCTTTCCGGTGGCCAGTGCGTCGTCGTGGGTCGATTCTTCTACCAGAGCGTAAATCACCATGTGCATCTCGAACACCTCGAAGCGCCGACGCACCGGGAATGATTGCTCGCTCACTCCTGCTGCGCCGGCACCCATCGCCGGCGCTCGAAAAACCTGATCTAGCGGTCGAGTCTTAGGACTCGTTCGCTCGGTCGACTGTGATGGTCAGATCGCCCGACGCGTAGTCGGCCTCGAAGTCGACGGTGAACGCATCCGAGTCGTACGCGGCGTGGTAGGCACGGTGTCGTTCGAGTGATCCCGTCGCCTTGAAGTGGAAGAACGCAGCTGCAGTGTAGGGCTTGCTCTGGGTTTCGACCTGCGTCTCAACTGACGCCGGAAGTGCGATCTGTGGCGTGTCCGTGTCAATACTCGCAGCGAACTTCTTCGCTTCCTCGACGGTCGCCTGCGAATGTGCGGGCGTCTCGCCGGTTAGCACGTTTACCGGTGTTTCCGTGTCGTCGGTGAACAGGACATCGTGGAAGGTGCGCGTCCCGAGGACTGCGTCGGGGTCTAACTCGCAATCGTGGAATGGGTCGTCGTCTGGTTTCTCGGACATTAAATCACGAGCCTACGGCGGGGCTCACCCATTCTAGCCCCTGAAAAACACCATTTGCTGAGAATACCAGAAAACGATTCACATTGACTGTGTTCGGATTCCCGAACCGATCAATACAGGGGTGCGGGTTAGCTCCTGAGGGGCCGTCCCTTCTCGAAGTCGGGGCCTTTCTTTACAACGTTGTTCTCCCTACCTAATTTGACCAACCCCTCTTCCACTAATTCTTCCAAGGGCCTGTGACTCAGTTCAAGTCGGAGCTTTGCAACGGCTTCACTGGCAGAGGGGATATCGTCACGCGGTCTCTCCGAAGACCGAACTTGGTCACCCATTAAGAAATGTACGTCCCCTTCACGGATGAGTTTCATAGTTTTTCACGCAGACTATGTGTTTGAACAAGTGGGTGACACCCTCCACCCCTCGCCCAGTATTCGCACATTTGAATCTGGTGCACCTTTCTCAGACTGAACACAGCACTATGTGTAGAGATGTATGGTACCACTTCGGGGCTAGAGCAAATTGGCCTACGACTTGCGAAGACTCGCCTTCTCGAAGGGTGATTCCCCGGTCGGAATGAGCAGCTCCTGTCGATCCCCGACCCGCTCAGCGAGCTTCTGTTTCAGATACTGTCTCGCCGTCGACGGCGTGAGGACTCCCTTGTCGAGCATGTCGCCGACGACGTCTTTGAGGGCCGCGAACTGGCCCTGCAGGTGGCCGTCGCCGACCGGCTCGCCGTCGTACCAGCGCACCGTCGCGAGCGCGCCGTTCCCGACGGTCTCTCCCTGTTCGACCGTCTCCGAGTCGTACTTCAGGCCGAACCACAGCGTCCGATAGGCGGTCACCTCGAACGTCGTCGACACCACGAAGAACGCCTCGTGGTGGAGGTAGTCGAGGTGGTCAGCAACGATCTCGTCGAGGGTGAGCCCGGTGGCGCGGGGCTTCGGCTCGACGACCGACGACGGACGATCCTCGCCGGTGAGGTAGCCGTCGACCGCATCTGCCTCAAGGCCATCGGCCAGTTCAGCCAGCAGCTGTTTCGCCCACTTGGAGTCGGTGTCGTCGCCACCGAACGGCGACTCAGCCGAGATTCGGTGCTTGAGCTTCAGGTTCGCTGCGCCCCAATGACTGTAGTGGAGCGTGTACTGTCCGTCCGTGCGTTCGTACGCAACGAGTGCGCGGTGTCCCATCGAGCAATCACCTCACGGGGCGACCGCGACTGGATCGCCCCGCACCCCTCCCGGGGGACGAACAACTCTACTCGTCGATCGGGTCGGGGGAACTGAGGTCCGCGTGGAGGACTTCGCCATCGCGAACGACGTACCGCTTCGCCAGCACGGGAAACCGGCACTTGGTAAATCCGGCTGTCTGGATGTCGAATTCTTCGTCCGGTTCGAGATACTCCGCGAGCGACTGGAGGAACTCGTGGGTGACGATGCCACCGTCGTAGTCAGGAAGACCGTTCTCACGGGCCTCGTACACTTCGAAGCTGTCGTAGCCCCAGATGATCAGTTCGCCGTCGTCGTCCACCTCCCAGTTGAGCGTCCCGAAGCAGTGGTTCTCACAGAGCTCGCGGACTGCCTGTGAGTCTGTTACGAGCGCGCCGGTCGATGTCGTTGCGGCTTGGAGTGTTGCCATGGGTTGTTCTCGGGAGCGGTCTCGCGCCCCCGCACCCCTTCAGGGGGCGAACAACCGCTCACGCTGTGTCAGCCACAGGACGCCGCATTGCCGATGCGTCGTGCGGTCAGGCCTCTCCGTTGGTGTCGTCGTCTGCCGTCGCATCCGGCCGGGTGAGGAGTTCTGCCTGCTCCAGAAGCGTCGTTGCTGTGCTGATCCGCTCTCGGTCGGCGGGCTCCAATTGCTCGCCGTCGATACTGGTGAGATTGTTGAGCGCGCGGTGCAGCCGGTAGCCGGGTGTGTCTCGTGGGTCCATATGTGCGCCTCCGCCGATTCTCGGCGCCGAAAAACACCGGCGGGCAGTCAGCAGGTGTGGTATCGTCTGGTGGTCGCGAGCTGGCTTCTGTTAACCAACAACTCCGAGCCGACACCAGAATTGTTGGTTAATTTGACGTCGTCTTTACTGACCGGCTTCGGGTTCGGGCCCGTAGCGTGGCGTGCCGCACCGCTGACAGCCCCACATTGGCTGCCCGGTCCATTCGTCATCGGGGGCAGCCTCGAAATCGCGAAATCGATGCTTAGTCTCCCGATCACACTCCCGACACTCGAGGTGAGTTCTGTTTGGGTGCTCGCGTTGTGGCTGTTCGGTATCGGTCTTGCCAACGGATTCCTGGAGCGCAATCGCCGGCACCAGCCAGAGGTCGTCGTCTGCGTCCTCACGTAGGCTTGCAAGACGCTCTTCGGAGTGAACCCCACTCCCGGTTTCCTCGTAGAGGACCGTCGTGTGCTCGCCGTCGTGACAGGACTGCGTCGTCTCTGTCCACGCCGTCCGCTCACGAGCAGCCGCGAGCAGCTGATTACCACATTCAGACGTGACCTGTGTCGCCGAGGGGAGCGAGGGCCACTGATCGACAAGCTGTGGGGCCGGTTCCTCGTCGAGATCATAGATTAGCTTGCAGTCATCGACTACTGGGTCATCATCTGCCCTCGCGAGGAGGGTGGCCGCAGCAGATCCCTTCCCGACGGCGCCGTAGAACGTCGACGCCTCGACGAGCAGCTGGATAACGTGGAGGAGAGTCGTTTCGGCAGTCGATGTGTCCTGATCGTCGGCTGCTTCGAGATGGTTCGTGAGACAGAATCGGCACTTCGACTGGCCAGCGGGGATTGACGCTCCACAGGAAGCGCACTCGGTCTCATCTGCTGTCGGGCCATCTGGATAGTCCGTGTCGACGCCACCAGAGCGTTGCCGCCGGGGCTCGCCACTACTACTGGCGAGTTGATCGTCGGGAACGTGGGTCGCTTCGCCGAGCGGTCGGAGGGCTTCGTAGTCGGCGTACTGGTCGGTCATAGAGTGATCTGGCCGTATCATGCTTCGTCTTCGGATTTAAACAATGGCTCTCACATCAATCAGCCTACAGACATACAAACGAAAATCAGCAGTGTGGGCGTTAGACAGCCAGTTCGTCCAGCGCATCGCGGTGGGTCCGCACGGTGACTACCGAGACGTTCGCAACGTCAGCGACGTCCGACTGGGTGAGCCACCGTCCGTCTTCGCGTCCGGCCTTGTACAGACAGGCTGCGGCGAACCCGGACGGCCGAACTCCCGTGGTTGCCCCGGTTGATTCCGATGCTTCTGCCAGCTGCCGAGCCCGCTGCCGGATTTGATCGGAGACGTCGAGCTCCGAGGCCAACTGCGGAACGAACGCACTGGGCGTCACCGGCTGGGCCGGCAGGCCAAGTTCCGTATTCAGCGTCGTGTATGCGTTCGTCACCCGCGATTGCTCGACGCGCGCCGACTCGGTGATGTCGTCGAGCGTTCGCGGCCGCCCGTTACACCGACACGCGCCGTAGACACTCGCGGCGGCCATCGCCTCGATCGACCGGCCCTGCAGGAGGTCCTCGTTCTGAGCGCTACGGAATAGTTGGCAGGCCTGGTCACGGGTCGTCTCAGATAGTTCGAGCGCACTACTGATCCGGCGGACTTCACTAAGCCCGTGTGCGAGGTTGCGTTCAGCTTTCGACTGAAACCGCCCACGGGTCTGTTCACGCCGCATCCGAGCGAGCCGCCGTCGCTTCTGTCCTGAGAGTTCGTTCCCGTTCGCATCGGTCCCGCGGCCGATCTCCGTCGATAACCCTCGATCGTGTCGTGCCGCCGTCAACGGAGCACCCGTGCGCTCCCGTTCGTCTACGTCGAACCCTCGCCACTCTGGCCCGTGGTCGATCCGCTGCTCGTCGATGACCAGGCCACAATCCTCGCAGATGGTTTCGACTGCGTTGGTGGTGACCCGGCCGTCGCACTCGGGACACTGGTTCGCACTCGATTCCGTTCGGACGTCTTCGTCAAAGCCAGTTTCGTAGATGTCTCTGGTTGCCATGGTTCTCACCGTGTTCAGGGAACTTGCCAGTACGGCAAGCCCCTCACCTATCGAGGGGTCAATAAACGCTACGCGGTGTCGCACTCAATACTTCCTTAGAATTTCTTATCGCGACCGTCGTTGAATCCTTCCGAATCTAAGTACTGTCGTTCCTCGTCAGTGGTCGTGGCTTCTTCGTAGATTTCGTCCTCGCGTCGCCATTTCAGCCATCGGTACCACAGTCCGCTTAGTTTCGCTTCTGACTTCAGGTCATGCCGCTTGACGGCGAGTTCTTCAAATCTGTCTCGAAGCCATTCCTTGTCCCGATTTCCGTCCTTCAAATCGAGCTCGATGAAATCTTTAATCTCGTCGTGAAGCTCTTGGTAACTCCGACCCATGTCGTGGAGCTTTTCTGCGCGCTGCCCCGGCTTCCGGTTTGCTTTTGCGAGTGAAATAGTGCCTACGAGGAGGGAGAGCGAAACCATGCTCCAGAGTGGGATGGTTCGCCAGGCTAATCCATAGGTGAGGATTGCGCCCATGATCGCGGTGAGGACTGCTGAACCGACGTCGATCCAGCCCCAAAAACTGGCGGCTGTATAGAATCGTTTGAAGTTCCAGAGGTTGCTATTCTGTTCCTCTAATGCCCGATTGTAGATCCGGTTACGGAAATCGAGATCAACGTCATCGTCATCCATCCAGCATCACCTTCGTTGTTGTCTAGCTGAAGTCGTCTCCGTGGACGTCTTGCAGCTTTTCTTTCGCCTCCTCGGTCTTTCCTTCTTCTTGAAGCTGCTTCGCCTCTTCTAGTTTCTTCTTGGCCGACTTCGCTTTTTTCGCGGCTTCTCGACGCTCGCTACGGCTCATTCCCTGGTCGACCCGTTCATCATAGACGGGCTCCTTTGTCTGGCTCTTGACCCGGTTGGGCAGGGTCTGGACAAATTCACGGGTCATTTCCTGGTAGGTGTCCGGGACCGGTTCACCGCGGCGGGCCTTCTCCTCGAAGTAATTGTAGACCATCGTCTCCATGTGGAATGAGCGCACGGGGACGTTGGTGGTCTCGGCCCATTTTTTCATTGTTCGGGTTAGCCCGGAGACTTTCCCATTGTGTGCTTGGTCCCGAGCATCGAACATCTGCTTGTACTTGCGGGGATTGGTGCCCTGCCACGACTGCCCGCCATGCGTATCCGGAATGGCATAACCATCGCTTGCGTCGGTGAACAGGCCGAACATCCCCCGTGGATGGTCCGCATGGGGCACCTCACTATAGTGAAAGGCCGGTGCGATCTCGATGGTCGAATCATGGTACTTGACCTGGACGACGTTCTGATCGACCTTCACCTCGGTCTGTGAGAACCGGGGGTCGTTCTCGATACGCCGCTTGATAGCATTCAGACAGTTGCGTGGTCCATTTTCCTGTTCGATCCAT contains:
- a CDS encoding DUF7567 family protein, which codes for MSLEVIDRHSEALFEFLWCPVCGHQVFSHIPFEGVFCKNCNTQVELQESRETRGYEEAVLACFDTHSTWNLHVDEKLRRDLPDGSARVKILGAPADYEVDWWSPKPDEDWEPVERGEFDDAEEPSEVSHLA
- a CDS encoding DUF6735 family protein, whose amino-acid sequence is MGHRALVAYERTDGQYTLHYSHWGAANLKLKHRISAESPFGGDDTDSKWAKQLLAELADGLEADAVDGYLTGEDRPSSVVEPKPRATGLTLDEIVADHLDYLHHEAFFVVSTTFEVTAYRTLWFGLKYDSETVEQGETVGNGALATVRWYDGEPVGDGHLQGQFAALKDVVGDMLDKGVLTPSTARQYLKQKLAERVGDRQELLIPTGESPFEKASLRKS
- a CDS encoding DUF7568 family protein, which produces MARITNWKRESRTPTLAYRNTETGARAVLHRAPDSYRYKWRGTILVDGYPVWSRGYETKDAKSFRDELQERPAPELSCPECPNSDVAIGGKTADCAKVQRWFECRSCGYEASSRIVYGAER
- a CDS encoding transcription initiation factor IIB, giving the protein MATRDIYETGFDEDVRTESSANQCPECDGRVTTNAVETICEDCGLVIDEQRIDHGPEWRGFDVDERERTGAPLTAARHDRGLSTEIGRGTDANGNELSGQKRRRLARMRREQTRGRFQSKAERNLAHGLSEVRRISSALELSETTRDQACQLFRSAQNEDLLQGRSIEAMAAASVYGACRCNGRPRTLDDITESARVEQSRVTNAYTTLNTELGLPAQPVTPSAFVPQLASELDVSDQIRQRARQLAEASESTGATTGVRPSGFAAACLYKAGREDGRWLTQSDVADVANVSVVTVRTHRDALDELAV
- a CDS encoding CBASS oligonucleotide cyclase, whose translation is MGGGYNSTGQTYSHSGREPGDTGGAGQALHDAISGDPEPESKEEPEKDEVEDCYEDHVEETEITDRQTETISDRRDVLVDILSEDMEIEDSQLIGSYTRGTMTAPLSEDSDADVMIVLDADEHRQWIEQENGPRNCLNAIKRRIENDPRFSQTEVKVDQNVVQVKYHDSTIEIAPAFHYSEVPHADHPRGMFGLFTDASDGYAIPDTHGGQSWQGTNPRKYKQMFDARDQAHNGKVSGLTRTMKKWAETTNVPVRSFHMETMVYNYFEEKARRGEPVPDTYQEMTREFVQTLPNRVKSQTKEPVYDERVDQGMSRSERREAAKKAKSAKKKLEEAKQLQEEGKTEEAKEKLQDVHGDDFS
- a CDS encoding biosurfactant protein 1 codes for the protein MTDQYADYEALRPLGEATHVPDDQLASSSGEPRRQRSGGVDTDYPDGPTADETECASCGASIPAGQSKCRFCLTNHLEAADDQDTSTAETTLLHVIQLLVEASTFYGAVGKGSAAATLLARADDDPVVDDCKLIYDLDEEPAPQLVDQWPSLPSATQVTSECGNQLLAAARERTAWTETTQSCHDGEHTTVLYEETGSGVHSEERLASLREDADDDLWLVPAIALQESVGKTDTEQPQREHPNRTHLECRECDRETKHRFRDFEAAPDDEWTGQPMWGCQRCGTPRYGPEPEAGQ
- a CDS encoding restriction endonuclease, encoding MAVLDDLSGFEFEDVMEDVFRNLGYENVRQAEKTADEGRDVLMEDVVDGTRRAIIVECKHTGTVGRPVVQKLHSAIATFDFDGPKRGMVVTTGRFTNPAQEYAQRLQQNDDPHPIELLDGEDLREIADEIGLDLYNGRIEILCDDTLRPYDPAVDVDAPVAEAFRDIENIEAADLPEPHSSVTFRPVVAVIADTNAVFETSVGVIHRVNDRTRFVAHAERGQPQVVDEDVATMVTENLHATVDLDTEQFAEVFDDVEERRFGQTQTEYKEWAVERLQQHHTTTVTYTGDNNVTYNKTCEPNRSDISVQSIEPVYLPEVRHTTDLQEYTYPYEYYAAGPSRVTAEDGIHRCVHCDTSGGDETYTYCPNCGAIACSSHTKTERLEGEPVCTGCAVTERFALKTKYFYDEENLEAFREEYAAMPIHEKVMENKLLAGGCVVATLLLVVGLLAIGGII